The DNA window ACGGAGTCCCCCTAGGAACGCGCGGAAGCGCGAGGAGGTTCAAATCCTCTAGCGCCCACCAAATTCCGTCGATAGTTGATGGTCCATAGTCGATCGTCCAAAAGGCTCCGAAAGGGGGCCTATTTTTTAAGGACTCGAAGCAAACCACCCATGTGCCGTTTTTGATAACACAGGGGGCGTCTTTTCCCGGCCTAAACAAGGTAAGGTACCTCAGAAAGTATTTCCACTTCTTCCACTTTTTGCTGAAAAACCCTTGATAAGTTGACGCGGAAGGGTCGCGTCTTCACTTTTCGTAAAAGCTTAAGAGACAAGACTCGAATATGAACGGAGACTGTATCAAGAAAGCCTCCCCTTTGAGCACTTGTTTGGGGCTCTTTTCTTTCTATCTTGCAGGAGGATGCCAGAAATTGCCTTCACCCCAACCCTTACAAGTGGGGAGTCTCACGAAATTAGAGCATACCCTAAAGCAAACTTCCTTCTAAACCGAGTATAAGTACTAGATTGTTGAACTTTCAGGAAACTCTTAATGAGAATTCTAATGAAAAAACTATTGGGAAACCAGAAAGGTTTTACCATAATTGAACTAATGGTTGTCATGACCATTCTAGCTATCCTTGTTACTATCGCAATAGCAAGTTACAATTTCTCGCTTGCCAAAGCTAATGAGGCAACTTGTCGCTACAATCTTCGTGCAATTCGCAATGCCATTGTTCTCTACACGAACCTAAATGATCAAAACAATCCTGATTCCTTGGATGATTTGGTACCCGAATATATAAAGAGTGGATTCGAATTTAAGTGTCCAGCAACAAAACAAGAGTATTTGTATGATCCAATTGCTGGAGAGGTACAATGTTCAACTTCTGGGCATGAATAGACGTGGAAGGGGGAAACCATGAAACATTCTAAGTACGCTATGTTTGAATTATTGGTTCTGATTTTTGGAGCAGGAACGGTATTTGTCCTGATACTTTCATCACCTTGGCAAACGCCTGTTGAAATAACGGCGCAACTGCTTTTAATCCCTATCCTTGTAGGTGTTCTTCATTATGGACGAAAGGGTGGCCTGGTGACTTTTCCCCTTGCTAGTGCTGTTTATCTGGCAATAAGAGTACCTGACATAATAAAAATA is part of the Actinomycetota bacterium genome and encodes:
- a CDS encoding type II secretion system protein — translated: MKKLLGNQKGFTIIELMVVMTILAILVTIAIASYNFSLAKANEATCRYNLRAIRNAIVLYTNLNDQNNPDSLDDLVPEYIKSGFEFKCPATKQEYLYDPIAGEVQCSTSGHE